In Nitrospira sp., a single genomic region encodes these proteins:
- a CDS encoding AURKAIP1/COX24 domain-containing protein yields the protein MASVLKKRRKKMRKHKYKKLRRRQKFLRRKS from the coding sequence ATGGCTAGTGTGCTCAAGAAACGCCGAAAGAAAATGCGCAAGCACAAGTACAAGAAACTGCGCCGGCGTCAAAAATTCCTTCGTCGCAAGAGCTAA
- the atpF gene encoding F0F1 ATP synthase subunit B: MPQFESHFFSSLIFWEVVSFAILFFILYKFAFPGILAVLEEREKKIRDSLDQAERHRAEAERKLKDYEAKLGAASKEAEGILAMAKERAQRLLDENEQRLMQEAERIKGDATREIEHERRKAIQEIRTQTTDIALMVAEKVVQRSLNDTDHRRLADEALDALAKAAAK, translated from the coding sequence ATGCCGCAGTTTGAGTCTCATTTCTTCTCGTCGCTGATTTTCTGGGAGGTCGTCTCTTTCGCGATCCTCTTCTTCATTTTGTACAAGTTCGCCTTTCCCGGCATCCTTGCGGTGTTGGAGGAACGAGAGAAGAAGATCCGTGACAGCCTGGACCAGGCGGAACGGCATCGCGCGGAGGCCGAGCGGAAGCTCAAGGACTATGAGGCTAAGCTCGGCGCGGCCTCCAAAGAAGCCGAAGGTATTCTCGCTATGGCAAAGGAGCGGGCGCAGCGGTTGCTCGATGAAAACGAGCAGCGGCTGATGCAGGAGGCCGAGCGGATCAAGGGCGATGCGACTCGCGAAATCGAACACGAACGCCGAAAGGCGATTCAGGAGATCCGAACGCAAACGACCGATATCGCGTTAATGGTGGCTGAAAAGGTTGTCCAGCGAAGCCTCAATGACACCGACCATCGGCGTCTGGCGGATGAAGCCTTGGACGCCCTTGCCAAGGCTGCTGCGAAATAG
- a CDS encoding CBS domain-containing protein gives MVPVGQLMKQDLATVDTGTSVVESAKLIKACNAGSVLVSHRVRIVGIVTESDIVRKFLGSERIAYFTPVESIVSSPVLGIEARQPITEAAEVMNKHRTRHLGLTKAGAIVGVVSVRDFLQPVAIDVF, from the coding sequence ATGGTGCCCGTCGGACAGTTGATGAAACAGGATCTCGCCACCGTTGACACGGGCACCTCTGTCGTTGAATCGGCCAAGCTGATAAAGGCCTGCAACGCGGGTAGCGTTCTCGTCTCTCACAGAGTTCGGATCGTCGGCATCGTGACCGAATCGGACATCGTAAGGAAGTTCCTCGGGTCCGAGCGGATTGCATACTTCACTCCGGTCGAATCGATCGTGAGCAGTCCTGTGCTGGGCATTGAGGCGCGCCAGCCGATTACGGAGGCAGCGGAGGTGATGAACAAGCACCGCACCCGCCATCTGGGCCTGACGAAGGCAGGTGCCATCGTCGGTGTGGTGTCCGTACGAGATTTCCTTCAGCCGGTGGCCATCGACGTCTTCTGA
- a CDS encoding aminotransferase class IV has translation MWIYLNDRFVEAANAVISVFDHGLLYGDGVYETIRSYKHKIFMRDQHLARLRRSADAIGLRVPVPESDWPSLLNEAMQRNGVGNEKTDAYIRITISRGVGDIGLDPALCPAPTVIVMTKPLSPPPPHKYQEGVDLIVAKTRRNYPGALDPQIKSTSFLNNILAKREAIAAGAFDSLLLNWESQIAECTVSNLFFVTNGRLRTPSLACGILDGITRRIVLSLAQEEGIQVEEGTYAVDQLFQSDECFLTNTTMEVMPVTSLNRRPLGTGKPGLLTHRLHQLFVANRPRFLEA, from the coding sequence ATGTGGATCTATTTGAATGATCGATTCGTCGAAGCTGCGAATGCGGTGATCTCGGTCTTCGATCACGGACTGTTGTATGGTGACGGTGTATACGAAACCATCCGGTCATACAAACACAAGATCTTCATGCGCGATCAGCACCTCGCTCGATTGCGACGTTCTGCCGACGCAATCGGATTGCGCGTACCGGTGCCCGAGAGCGATTGGCCCTCGCTGTTGAACGAGGCAATGCAACGCAATGGCGTCGGAAACGAGAAAACCGATGCCTATATTCGGATCACGATCTCGCGCGGCGTGGGGGATATCGGATTGGATCCAGCCCTTTGTCCTGCGCCAACCGTCATCGTCATGACCAAGCCGCTCTCACCCCCCCCTCCTCACAAATATCAAGAGGGTGTCGATTTGATCGTGGCCAAGACCCGGCGCAACTACCCGGGCGCGCTCGACCCACAGATCAAATCCACAAGCTTTCTTAACAACATTCTGGCCAAGCGTGAAGCCATCGCTGCAGGGGCGTTCGACAGCCTCTTGCTGAACTGGGAATCCCAGATTGCAGAATGTACGGTGAGCAACCTCTTTTTCGTCACGAACGGCCGTCTCCGCACGCCGTCGCTCGCGTGCGGCATCCTTGACGGCATTACACGTCGCATTGTTCTGTCCTTGGCGCAAGAGGAGGGGATTCAGGTTGAGGAAGGAACCTATGCCGTCGATCAGCTGTTTCAATCCGATGAATGTTTCCTGACCAATACCACCATGGAAGTGATGCCGGTCACCAGCTTGAATCGACGCCCGCTGGGAACGGGAAAACCGGGTCTCCTCACCCACCGACTGCATCAACTTTTTGTCGCCAATCGACCGCGATTCTTGGAAGCGTAA
- a CDS encoding ABC transporter ATP-binding protein, whose translation MPTFGRLFPFLKPYISRMIAAGLLVMVVAAINLALLRLAGNLWDVITVRHDSSRMTELIGAFLGLVLIQGFCSMGHSYLTAWVSQRIVADFRIHVFAHLQTLSVAFFARRRTGELLSRLMNDVTLMQSIATETPIDTAKQFVTFVGGIVFLLVMNWRLCLLILILLPLLVFAARFFGRKLKSLSMSIQDHTAALSTLTEEVISGIRIVKSFVQTDREERRFSAQIERNLSLGMRRAGIMAVFIPVISLLTFSAAAAVLWYGGRQVIDGSVSPGELFAFVLFAGILIGPFSSAARVFGQIREAQGATQRVFEILDARPDIDDAPAARPIDSVSGHLRIEQVGFSYDVRQPVLTDLSFEAQPGQLIAIVGPTGAGKTTLINLIHRFYDPAEGRITVDGQDLRDITLESWYRQVSLVPQETVLFGGTILDNIRYGNPQADDESVQAASRAAHAHDFIVGLPDSYQTQVGEKGVNLSGGQRQRIAIARAILKNPRVLLLDEATSSLDSESERLVQEALERLMTGRTTFVVAHRLTTVQRADRIVVLNKGALVETGTHHELMERKGLYQYLYSLRLTEVPL comes from the coding sequence ATGCCTACGTTCGGCAGACTGTTCCCCTTCCTCAAACCGTACATCTCTCGCATGATCGCCGCAGGCCTGCTGGTCATGGTCGTAGCCGCGATCAATCTGGCCTTGCTCCGGCTGGCCGGAAACCTCTGGGACGTGATTACCGTCCGCCACGACTCTTCGCGCATGACGGAATTGATCGGGGCGTTTCTGGGGCTTGTGCTCATCCAAGGGTTCTGTTCAATGGGGCACAGCTATTTGACTGCGTGGGTGTCTCAACGGATCGTAGCCGACTTTCGGATCCATGTCTTCGCACACCTTCAGACGCTTTCCGTTGCGTTCTTCGCCCGTCGCCGAACCGGCGAACTCTTGTCGCGGCTCATGAACGACGTCACGCTCATGCAATCCATCGCCACAGAAACGCCCATCGACACCGCCAAACAGTTCGTCACCTTTGTGGGTGGCATCGTCTTCCTCCTCGTGATGAACTGGCGACTGTGTTTGTTGATCTTGATCCTCCTGCCGCTGCTGGTCTTCGCGGCACGGTTCTTCGGCCGCAAGCTCAAATCGCTTTCTATGTCGATCCAAGATCATACCGCGGCCTTGAGTACGCTGACGGAAGAAGTCATCTCCGGCATCCGCATCGTGAAGTCCTTCGTACAGACCGACAGGGAGGAGCGACGATTCTCTGCGCAAATTGAACGAAATCTGTCCCTTGGTATGCGGCGCGCGGGCATCATGGCCGTCTTCATTCCGGTCATCAGCCTCCTTACCTTCTCCGCAGCGGCCGCCGTGCTGTGGTACGGAGGCAGACAGGTGATCGACGGATCGGTGTCTCCGGGTGAACTGTTTGCCTTCGTCCTGTTCGCAGGTATCCTGATCGGCCCGTTCAGCTCGGCCGCCAGAGTCTTCGGACAAATTCGTGAAGCGCAGGGCGCCACGCAACGCGTCTTTGAAATTCTGGATGCGCGTCCGGACATTGACGATGCACCGGCCGCACGTCCCATCGATTCCGTCTCAGGACATCTCCGTATCGAGCAGGTTGGATTTTCTTATGATGTTCGGCAGCCGGTATTAACAGATTTGTCCTTCGAGGCCCAGCCCGGACAATTGATTGCGATCGTCGGACCCACAGGGGCGGGAAAGACCACCCTCATCAACCTGATCCATCGGTTCTACGATCCGGCCGAAGGTCGGATCACAGTCGATGGACAGGACCTCCGGGACATCACATTGGAGAGCTGGTATCGGCAGGTGTCCTTAGTCCCGCAGGAAACGGTCCTGTTCGGAGGGACGATCCTCGACAATATCCGCTATGGCAATCCGCAAGCCGACGACGAGTCCGTCCAGGCCGCCAGTCGCGCCGCCCATGCCCATGATTTCATCGTCGGCCTTCCGGACTCGTATCAGACCCAGGTCGGCGAGAAAGGCGTCAACCTATCAGGCGGGCAACGGCAGCGGATCGCCATCGCGAGGGCGATTCTCAAAAACCCTCGTGTACTGCTGCTGGATGAAGCGACATCATCCCTCGACAGCGAATCCGAACGCTTGGTCCAGGAAGCGCTGGAACGGCTGATGACGGGCCGCACGACGTTCGTCGTCGCGCACCGCCTGACCACGGTCCAACGGGCTGATCGTATTGTGGTGCTCAACAAAGGGGCCCTGGTCGAAACCGGCACCCATCACGAATTGATGGAGCGCAAGGGACTCTATCAATACCTCTATTCGCTGCGTCTGACCGAAGTTCCCCTCTAG
- a CDS encoding tetratricopeptide repeat protein: MTRIESIVIGLLLCWVLVAAGQAGAQRNEMPAGYPQTLERDLQVLLERVREGKPSPSLLVKLAEAYFDLADDLLTDEAKRLAAYDAGADAAKQAFEMDDRLADAHFFHALNIGSAARLRGVTNAAFAVKEIKYCAQRAIELEPQHSQALQMMGGLLMEIPWVLGGSDKKAQDYLERSVAADGNFANARIMLAKLYLKQGRREEAKKQLETVVHFDRPHYRYTWERKYKPDAERMLRELGSS, encoded by the coding sequence ATGACCCGGATCGAGTCGATCGTCATCGGACTCCTGCTGTGTTGGGTATTGGTGGCTGCCGGACAGGCGGGCGCGCAACGGAATGAAATGCCGGCTGGTTATCCGCAGACGCTTGAGCGGGATCTTCAGGTGCTGCTCGAACGGGTGCGCGAAGGCAAGCCGTCCCCCTCGTTGCTTGTGAAGCTGGCGGAAGCATATTTCGATCTCGCGGACGATTTGCTGACGGATGAGGCAAAGCGTCTGGCGGCCTATGACGCCGGTGCCGATGCGGCCAAGCAGGCCTTTGAGATGGACGATCGACTCGCGGATGCACATTTTTTTCATGCCTTGAACATCGGGAGCGCTGCACGTCTCCGAGGCGTGACGAACGCGGCCTTTGCCGTGAAAGAGATCAAGTATTGCGCGCAGCGCGCCATTGAGCTCGAGCCTCAGCATTCTCAAGCGTTACAGATGATGGGCGGGCTGTTGATGGAAATTCCTTGGGTACTGGGGGGAAGCGACAAGAAGGCCCAAGACTATCTGGAACGGTCGGTGGCGGCCGACGGGAATTTCGCCAATGCGCGCATCATGCTGGCGAAATTGTACCTCAAGCAGGGTCGGCGGGAAGAGGCGAAAAAGCAGCTGGAGACCGTCGTACACTTCGACCGGCCGCACTACCGCTATACTTGGGAGCGCAAGTACAAGCCTGACGCGGAACGGATGCTCAGAGAACTGGGAAGCTCATGA
- a CDS encoding Maf family protein, giving the protein MRVVLASTSPRRRTLLAVLGLTFEVRHPVCDERIIAGRTAQELASSFAQQKAHSVAAVDPEAVVIGSDTLIELEGTVLGKPVDLDDARRTLRTLAGRRHQVHTAVAVVALRRAFDKTRLATAQIHMKPYDARAHDRYLATGDSLGKAGAYSIQGAGRDLIESLNGDFTTVVGLPLRLLHRLLTQAGVFVPAEIEQVYRQKPYENWAKMSPE; this is encoded by the coding sequence ATGCGGGTAGTCCTCGCATCCACCTCACCCAGACGCCGCACGTTGCTTGCCGTGTTGGGCCTGACCTTCGAGGTTCGACATCCCGTCTGCGACGAGCGAATCATCGCCGGCCGAACGGCGCAGGAGCTGGCCTCCTCCTTCGCGCAGCAGAAGGCGCACTCCGTTGCCGCGGTCGATCCGGAAGCCGTCGTCATCGGGAGCGATACGCTGATCGAGTTGGAGGGGACGGTACTCGGCAAGCCGGTAGACTTGGACGATGCGCGCCGCACACTGCGTACTTTGGCGGGACGCAGGCATCAGGTGCACACCGCCGTGGCGGTCGTAGCTCTGAGGCGAGCGTTCGACAAGACGCGGCTCGCCACAGCACAGATCCACATGAAACCATACGATGCGCGGGCGCATGACCGGTATCTGGCCACAGGCGACAGTTTGGGCAAGGCCGGCGCCTATTCCATTCAGGGCGCGGGCAGAGATCTGATCGAATCGCTCAACGGCGATTTCACTACGGTGGTTGGGCTTCCGCTGCGCCTGCTCCACCGTCTATTGACGCAGGCCGGCGTGTTTGTCCCAGCGGAGATCGAGCAAGTGTATCGGCAGAAGCCTTACGAAAACTGGGCGAAGATGTCGCCCGAGTAG
- the atpE gene encoding ATP synthase F0 subunit C: MDSAAAALLGMGLAAAGFAGAGVGIGYIFGKMIEAVARQPEAEGRVGKYMWIGFALVEAIALYGLVIAFIIMGLRK; encoded by the coding sequence ATGGATTCAGCAGCTGCAGCATTGTTGGGTATGGGACTCGCCGCCGCCGGGTTCGCCGGGGCGGGCGTGGGCATTGGGTACATTTTCGGCAAGATGATCGAAGCCGTCGCGCGCCAACCCGAAGCAGAAGGCCGCGTCGGAAAGTACATGTGGATCGGATTCGCGTTGGTCGAGGCCATCGCCCTGTACGGCCTCGTCATCGCCTTCATCATAATGGGTCTGCGCAAATAA
- the nadB gene encoding L-aspartate oxidase: MRRPAPTPSPSADFLVIGSGVAGLRAALELSRAGRVLMLTKGHPLQSSSIHAQGGVAVAMSEEDDVSIHLTDTLKAGHGLCRKEAVRVLVEEGPHRIQELIEWGANFDKTGEKFAFAREAAHSRNRILRAQGDATGNEMVRVLMAESVRHPRICRLDYHFTVDLVIEDGRCCGALVLDEHSGRRLLMPARAVVLTTGGAGQVYARTTNPPNATGDGMAMALRAGAVLQDMEFVQFHPTALYLPSSPPFLLSEAMRGEGGLLRNTKGELFMHRYHPMGALAPRDIVSRAIWAEMAATKARHVYLDVTQLGADFIRRRFPTIYATCLRHDIDITEEWIPVSPSAHYMMGGVWTDANGATSVPGLFAAGEVACSGVHGANRLASNSLLEGLVFGARAATAAVSYGDRHNIPSLSAHDTALKTEHYGSVEDAEKLRSSLRRTMWGQVGVIRSGESLIRACAQLSRWAQMMGQPLGSRASLEVKNMVQVAQCIAEAALWRENSIGAHYRSDFSQARRAGWQQHSCLSITEGISGKQARKSRGLLLSSVGRTGGSGVP; this comes from the coding sequence ATGCGACGCCCGGCGCCCACTCCATCACCATCAGCTGATTTTCTCGTCATTGGCAGCGGAGTCGCCGGCCTTCGCGCGGCCTTGGAATTGAGCCGAGCCGGTCGTGTTCTGATGCTGACGAAAGGCCATCCCCTCCAAAGCAGCTCGATCCACGCACAAGGAGGGGTGGCTGTCGCCATGAGCGAGGAGGACGATGTCTCCATCCATCTGACCGACACGCTGAAGGCCGGCCACGGTCTCTGCCGAAAAGAGGCGGTGCGCGTGCTGGTTGAGGAAGGCCCGCATCGAATTCAGGAACTCATCGAATGGGGGGCGAACTTCGATAAGACGGGAGAGAAGTTCGCATTTGCCCGGGAAGCGGCTCACAGCCGGAATCGGATTCTACGCGCTCAGGGGGACGCGACCGGCAACGAAATGGTGCGGGTCCTGATGGCCGAGTCCGTCAGGCATCCGCGGATTTGTCGGCTGGACTATCACTTTACCGTGGATCTGGTGATCGAAGACGGTCGGTGTTGCGGTGCGCTGGTGCTGGACGAGCATTCGGGGCGTCGGCTCCTCATGCCGGCTAGGGCGGTTGTGTTGACGACCGGCGGGGCCGGTCAGGTCTATGCCCGTACGACCAATCCGCCCAATGCAACCGGTGACGGGATGGCCATGGCCCTGCGTGCGGGTGCAGTCCTACAGGACATGGAATTTGTGCAATTCCATCCGACGGCCCTGTACCTTCCTTCCAGCCCTCCGTTCTTGCTGTCGGAAGCCATGCGCGGAGAAGGCGGCCTGCTGCGCAACACGAAGGGTGAACTCTTCATGCATCGCTATCATCCAATGGGAGCATTGGCGCCCAGGGACATCGTGTCCCGCGCTATTTGGGCGGAGATGGCTGCGACAAAGGCCCGGCATGTCTATCTGGACGTCACCCAGTTGGGCGCGGACTTTATCCGGCGTCGTTTCCCCACGATATACGCGACCTGTCTTCGGCATGACATCGACATCACCGAGGAATGGATACCCGTCTCTCCAAGCGCGCACTATATGATGGGAGGGGTTTGGACCGATGCGAACGGCGCCACTTCGGTGCCGGGACTTTTTGCCGCGGGTGAAGTCGCCTGCAGCGGAGTTCACGGGGCCAATCGCCTAGCCAGTAATTCATTGCTTGAGGGGTTGGTATTCGGCGCACGTGCCGCAACGGCCGCCGTGAGTTACGGCGATCGGCACAACATCCCGTCTCTGAGCGCCCATGACACCGCACTGAAAACTGAGCACTACGGATCGGTCGAGGACGCCGAGAAGCTTCGCAGTTCGCTCAGGAGAACAATGTGGGGACAAGTCGGGGTGATCCGCTCGGGAGAATCTCTCATCCGAGCTTGTGCCCAACTGTCGCGATGGGCCCAGATGATGGGACAACCGTTGGGGAGCCGGGCTTCATTGGAAGTGAAAAATATGGTCCAGGTCGCCCAGTGTATCGCCGAAGCGGCGCTGTGGAGGGAAAACAGCATCGGAGCCCACTACCGGTCAGATTTTTCCCAGGCGAGGCGAGCCGGCTGGCAACAGCACAGCTGCCTGTCGATTACTGAGGGAATCAGCGGGAAGCAGGCTCGAAAGTCGCGGGGTCTGCTGCTGAGCTCAGTGGGGAGGACCGGTGGATCGGGCGTTCCGTGA
- a CDS encoding F0F1 ATP synthase subunit A produces the protein MEESPLHPFELHNFIPVQFGGMDISINKAVIMMWMVVGLVSILMILAGSARQLVPGKLQSLGEMLVDFIRGIILDTMGKEGMKFFPLIATLFLFILFCNLLGLIPGTYTVTSQIVVTAVFAITVYVLSILMGLLIHGVKFIPAILVPPGTPWWLIPLMVPIEFVSQVARPVSLAVRLFANMTAGHTILGVLFGLAISGGLLIGWLPFAFTIAMNGLEVGIAFIQAYIFTVLTCVYLGDAFHLHGSEDHAH, from the coding sequence ATGGAAGAAAGTCCGCTGCATCCTTTCGAGCTCCACAATTTCATTCCGGTCCAGTTTGGGGGGATGGATATTTCGATCAACAAGGCCGTCATCATGATGTGGATGGTGGTGGGCCTGGTTTCCATCTTGATGATCTTGGCCGGTTCCGCCAGGCAACTCGTGCCGGGCAAGTTGCAGAGTCTTGGAGAAATGCTCGTGGATTTTATCCGCGGCATCATTCTCGATACGATGGGAAAAGAGGGGATGAAGTTCTTCCCCCTCATCGCCACCTTGTTTCTGTTCATCCTGTTCTGCAATCTGCTCGGGCTGATTCCGGGCACCTATACCGTCACCAGCCAGATCGTCGTCACGGCGGTGTTCGCCATCACCGTGTACGTTCTCAGCATCTTGATGGGATTGCTCATTCACGGCGTCAAGTTCATTCCCGCAATTCTCGTCCCTCCAGGAACGCCATGGTGGCTCATCCCTTTGATGGTTCCCATCGAGTTCGTCAGCCAGGTCGCAAGGCCGGTGTCTCTGGCCGTGCGGTTGTTTGCCAACATGACGGCGGGCCACACGATTCTCGGGGTCTTGTTCGGGTTGGCGATCAGCGGAGGATTGCTCATCGGTTGGCTGCCCTTTGCGTTTACCATCGCGATGAATGGGTTGGAGGTCGGCATTGCGTTCATCCAGGCCTACATTTTCACCGTATTGACCTGCGTCTACCTGGGGGATGCGTTTCATTTGCACGGAAGTGAGGATCATGCGCACTGA
- a CDS encoding anthranilate synthase component I family protein: protein MIRLSLPSKSAFLDGHPQPLVLTLAPSRPVQPVDLYARLAATTGPSFLLDSGDPPHGSGRFSYLGSSPVTVFSSHQTGGCAPQEDPFHLLRQELAGAHVARTPQLPPFFGGAVGYLSYDFARRLERLPGTAPSGLLIPDLQFALYDLVTALDHDENQIHIIFCPSAERFLGEDRSKLLREGLDRIAACEADYTAPQPETLPDPVIATISFVPEQPRDAYLDRVERCQRYIAAGDIYQANLSHRFNFHIPDRHRAPLERLRYEQALYRRLSLVNPSPFSGLLRFEDLALISASPERLVRIRDGRADTRPIAGTRPRGRDPEEDRRLVDELLRTEKERAEHVMLVDLERNDLGRVCEFGSVHVDEFMGVEQYSHVSHIVSNISGRIRQDVSPFDVIRAVFPGGTITGVPKIRCMEIIDELEPVRRGPYTGSFGYIGWDGAVDLNIIIRTLVLSKDMGYLQVGAGIVADSNPALEYDETLHKAEAFFAALERGQ, encoded by the coding sequence ATGATCAGACTTTCCCTGCCCTCAAAATCCGCGTTCCTGGACGGCCATCCACAGCCGTTGGTGCTGACACTCGCGCCGTCCCGGCCGGTTCAGCCGGTAGACCTCTACGCCCGCCTGGCCGCGACGACCGGGCCTTCGTTCCTGCTCGACAGCGGAGACCCGCCGCACGGTTCCGGACGGTTCTCCTATCTTGGAAGCAGTCCTGTGACCGTCTTCTCCAGTCACCAGACCGGGGGTTGCGCCCCACAGGAGGATCCTTTTCATCTCTTGCGGCAGGAACTCGCCGGAGCACACGTCGCGAGGACGCCGCAACTGCCTCCATTTTTTGGCGGCGCGGTCGGGTATCTGAGCTATGACTTTGCCCGCCGTCTGGAGCGGTTGCCGGGCACGGCTCCGTCCGGCCTCCTCATCCCCGACCTGCAGTTCGCCCTGTATGACTTGGTGACCGCGCTCGATCATGACGAGAACCAAATCCACATCATATTCTGCCCGTCGGCGGAGCGGTTTCTCGGCGAGGACCGGAGCAAGCTCCTTCGCGAAGGATTGGACAGGATCGCGGCTTGCGAAGCGGATTACACCGCACCGCAGCCGGAGACGCTGCCGGATCCGGTCATTGCGACCATCTCCTTCGTCCCCGAGCAACCCCGGGATGCCTATCTTGACCGCGTGGAACGCTGCCAGCGTTACATCGCCGCAGGAGACATCTACCAGGCCAATCTATCCCATCGGTTCAACTTTCACATTCCTGATCGCCACCGGGCACCATTGGAGCGGCTCCGGTATGAGCAAGCCTTGTATCGACGGCTCTCGCTCGTGAACCCCTCTCCCTTCTCAGGCCTACTGCGTTTCGAGGACCTGGCCTTGATCAGCGCCTCACCCGAACGTCTCGTTCGAATCCGCGACGGGCGGGCCGACACCAGGCCTATCGCCGGCACAAGACCTCGCGGGCGGGATCCGGAGGAAGATCGCCGGCTCGTCGACGAGCTGCTCCGCACCGAGAAAGAACGGGCTGAGCATGTGATGCTCGTCGATCTTGAGCGAAACGATCTCGGTCGCGTCTGCGAATTCGGGAGCGTCCACGTGGACGAGTTCATGGGAGTGGAGCAATATTCCCATGTGAGTCATATTGTGTCGAACATCAGCGGCCGGATTCGACAGGATGTCTCGCCGTTCGACGTGATCAGGGCCGTCTTCCCTGGCGGTACCATCACCGGTGTCCCGAAAATCCGCTGCATGGAAATAATCGACGAGCTGGAACCCGTCCGCCGCGGGCCGTACACCGGGTCGTTCGGCTACATTGGTTGGGACGGAGCCGTGGACCTCAACATTATCATCCGCACGTTGGTCCTGTCCAAAGACATGGGATATCTGCAGGTCGGCGCCGGCATCGTCGCGGATTCGAATCCCGCGCTGGAATATGATGAAACATTGCACAAAGCGGAAGCCTTTTTTGCTGCATTGGAACGGGGACAGTGA
- a CDS encoding AtpZ/AtpI family protein, which yields MPPSQDPFYAGLGQAVRIGTELLAALIVGGGLGWAADTYLWGASPWGVVCGLILGVIGGIRNAYRSAQRWPKT from the coding sequence ATGCCCCCTTCACAGGATCCGTTTTATGCGGGGCTCGGCCAGGCCGTTCGTATCGGAACGGAACTGCTCGCTGCGCTGATCGTCGGAGGAGGGCTTGGGTGGGCGGCCGATACCTATCTATGGGGGGCGAGCCCCTGGGGTGTGGTGTGTGGGTTGATTCTGGGCGTCATCGGCGGAATTCGAAATGCCTATCGCTCCGCGCAGCGATGGCCCAAGACATGA
- a CDS encoding lytic transglycosylase domain-containing protein, with protein sequence MNHSDHEQSRNPRRFRIAGTVLAGCASVALLAPSHASAEIYQYVSPNGSISLTNVPSDSRYRRVEIDSAQFHTALSERDLEPLIRRHSSQHHLHPALIRAVIKAESNFDPRAVSRAGAVGLMQLMPQTAVRLDVRDLYDPEENVAGGTKYLRQLLDRFHGDLPLALAAYNAGESVVERYQALPPIDETRQYVRKVLRYYRTFLVRDGVITERPIHRSSPLSSAADPATFEPASR encoded by the coding sequence ATGAATCACTCCGATCACGAACAGTCCAGAAACCCCAGGCGGTTCCGGATCGCCGGGACGGTACTGGCCGGCTGCGCTTCGGTGGCACTGCTGGCTCCAAGCCACGCCTCCGCCGAAATCTATCAATACGTCAGTCCCAATGGGTCCATCTCGCTCACCAACGTCCCATCGGACTCCCGCTACCGTCGGGTGGAGATCGATTCGGCACAGTTTCACACCGCGCTCTCTGAACGCGATCTGGAACCGCTCATTCGGCGCCACTCATCTCAGCATCACCTACATCCTGCACTGATCCGGGCGGTCATCAAGGCGGAGTCGAATTTCGATCCCCGGGCAGTGTCTCGGGCGGGAGCCGTCGGGCTCATGCAATTGATGCCTCAAACCGCCGTACGGCTGGACGTCCGAGACCTCTACGATCCTGAAGAGAATGTCGCAGGAGGCACCAAGTATCTTCGGCAACTACTCGACCGGTTTCACGGAGACCTTCCCCTTGCGCTAGCCGCCTACAATGCGGGCGAGAGCGTCGTGGAACGGTATCAGGCACTGCCCCCGATCGACGAAACCAGACAATATGTTCGAAAGGTGCTGAGGTATTATCGAACGTTTCTTGTGCGCGACGGCGTCATCACGGAACGCCCGATCCACCGGTCCTCCCCACTGAGCTCAGCAGCAGACCCCGCGACTTTCGAGCCTGCTTCCCGCTGA